In Deltaproteobacteria bacterium, the following are encoded in one genomic region:
- a CDS encoding ABC transporter substrate-binding protein produces MQLILLLLFFLLALSGCRGSSAQPPPGYITIGIESFPLQLDPRFATDANSSRVGGLIYNALLRVDEKSQLQPELARRWTMPNARSYLFELHEGVKFHDGRLLTAADVKYTYESIGDAKNLSPKRSLLKALAGIDVLDSHTIRFRLSQPHAPFPEHFTIGVVPAGTAIGPSGQPPPGSGPFMLEKIDPGERVMLKANANYWENRPKALGLVFKSIPDAMVRVLEFKKGSIDFLQNDIEPEVIPWLAKQENASLQANQGTTFQYIGINCSQPILRDARVRRALAHAIDRDAIIRHLLNGTGVAASGLLSPLNWAYNDQVPGWPRDRAKAKLLLDQAGYPDPDGDGPRPRFRLSYKTTNIDLRRRIAEALKEQLAQVGIELEIRTYEWGTFFSDVKKGNFHLFSLAWVGIHDPDIYYQLFHSASFPPNGDNRGRYSNAQLDALLEDGRTTTDLFTRRKIYGQVQQILASELPYIPLWWVKNVVAHKRNLQGFVPYPDGSFVSFKQVSVTP; encoded by the coding sequence TTGCAACTCATTCTGCTCCTACTGTTTTTTTTGCTCGCCCTAAGCGGCTGCCGCGGCTCGTCGGCGCAACCCCCTCCGGGATACATCACCATCGGCATCGAGAGCTTTCCGCTGCAACTGGACCCACGCTTTGCCACCGATGCCAACTCGTCGCGCGTCGGCGGCTTGATCTACAACGCGCTCTTGCGCGTCGATGAAAAATCGCAGCTGCAGCCCGAGCTGGCGCGCCGCTGGACCATGCCCAATGCGCGCAGCTATCTTTTCGAGCTGCACGAGGGCGTAAAATTCCACGACGGCAGGCTGCTGACGGCGGCCGATGTAAAGTACACCTACGAATCGATCGGCGATGCGAAAAATCTTTCGCCTAAAAGGAGCCTGCTAAAGGCGCTGGCAGGCATCGACGTTCTCGACTCGCACACGATTCGTTTTCGTTTGAGCCAGCCGCACGCGCCCTTTCCCGAGCATTTCACCATCGGCGTTGTGCCGGCGGGCACGGCCATCGGTCCGAGCGGCCAGCCGCCGCCCGGCTCCGGCCCGTTCATGTTAGAAAAGATCGACCCCGGCGAGCGCGTGATGCTCAAGGCCAACGCCAACTATTGGGAGAACAGACCGAAGGCTCTCGGCCTGGTATTCAAGTCGATTCCCGATGCCATGGTTCGGGTTTTGGAATTCAAGAAAGGCAGCATCGATTTTTTGCAAAACGACATCGAGCCGGAGGTCATCCCTTGGCTCGCCAAGCAGGAAAATGCCTCGCTCCAAGCCAACCAGGGGACGACGTTTCAATACATCGGCATCAACTGCAGTCAGCCGATTTTGCGCGATGCGCGAGTGCGCCGGGCGCTTGCCCATGCCATCGACCGCGACGCGATCATCCGCCATTTGCTCAACGGCACTGGCGTCGCCGCCAGCGGGCTGCTTTCGCCGCTCAACTGGGCCTACAACGATCAAGTGCCAGGTTGGCCCCGCGATCGAGCCAAAGCGAAACTGTTGCTCGACCAGGCGGGCTATCCCGACCCTGACGGCGACGGCCCCCGGCCGCGCTTTCGTCTGTCCTACAAGACCACCAACATCGATTTGCGCCGGCGCATCGCCGAGGCGTTGAAAGAACAGCTGGCGCAAGTGGGCATCGAGCTAGAAATACGCACCTACGAATGGGGCACGTTTTTTAGCGACGTCAAGAAAGGCAACTTTCACCTGTTCTCACTGGCCTGGGTGGGCATTCACGATCCCGATATTTACTACCAACTTTTTCACTCGGCGAGCTTTCCACCCAACGGCGACAACCGCGGTCGCTACAGCAATGCTCAGCTCGACGCGCTGCTCGAAGATGGCAGGACGACAACCGACCTATTTACACGCAGAAAAATCTACGGCCAAGTGCAACAGATTCTTGCCAGCGAGCTGCCCTACATTCCGCTGTGGTGGGTCAAAAATGTCGTCGCGCACAAACGCAACTTGCAAGGATTCGTCCCTTACCCCGACGGCAGCTTTGTGTCATTCAAGCAAGTGTCGGTAACCCCGTGA
- a CDS encoding ABC transporter permease — protein sequence MRRYLLHRLLLLVPTLLGAITLVFFLIHLVPGDPVEVMLGETASGADKAELRRALGLDQPLFAQYGNFLLGLLQGDLGRSLYEQASVGQLIAARLPATVELTAFAMLMAVVISFPLAIGAAMNKGKINDRAALTFSLLGLSMPNFWLGPLLMIVFAIQLGWLPVSGRGALTSIVLPALTLGLGMAAILTRILRASLLQVIDADYVRTARAKGLKEQLVWLKHTLRNALLSVITIMSLQFGSLLAGSIITETVFAWPGIGRLTVQAIQTRDYPVVQGCVLVIALSYVLVNLLTDLLYRVVDPRISYDK from the coding sequence GTGAGACGCTACCTGCTGCATCGTTTGCTGCTGCTTGTGCCGACGCTATTGGGCGCCATCACGCTGGTGTTCTTTTTGATTCACCTGGTCCCGGGCGATCCCGTCGAAGTCATGCTCGGCGAAACCGCCAGCGGCGCCGACAAAGCAGAGCTGCGCCGCGCCCTCGGTCTCGACCAGCCGCTCTTCGCGCAGTACGGCAATTTTCTACTCGGATTGCTGCAGGGCGACCTTGGGCGATCGCTCTATGAGCAAGCGAGCGTCGGCCAACTGATCGCGGCTCGCTTGCCTGCGACCGTTGAGCTGACGGCCTTCGCGATGCTAATGGCAGTGGTAATCTCATTTCCACTCGCCATCGGCGCGGCGATGAACAAGGGAAAGATCAACGACCGTGCCGCCCTGACTTTTTCCCTGCTCGGCCTGTCCATGCCCAACTTTTGGCTCGGCCCGCTCTTGATGATCGTGTTTGCCATTCAACTGGGCTGGCTGCCGGTATCGGGCCGAGGCGCATTGACATCGATCGTCTTGCCGGCCCTGACACTCGGGCTCGGCATGGCTGCCATCCTCACGCGCATCCTGCGCGCCAGTTTGCTCCAGGTGATCGACGCCGATTACGTCCGCACGGCTCGCGCCAAAGGCCTAAAAGAACAACTTGTTTGGCTCAAACATACGCTGCGCAATGCGCTGCTCTCGGTGATCACGATCATGAGCCTGCAATTCGGCAGCTTGCTCGCCGGCTCGATCATCACCGAGACAGTCTTCGCCTGGCCCGGCATTGGACGGCTGACCGTGCAGGCGATCCAAACCCGCGATTATCCGGTGGTGCAGGGTTGTGTGTTGGTGATTGCGCTCTCCTACGTTCTGGTCAATCTGCTGACCGACTTACTCTACCGCGTCGTCGATCCACGGATTAGCTATGACAAGTAG
- a CDS encoding glutamyl-tRNA reductase, which translates to MNHRSAPIEVRESVAFEEAYVNDALTRLRSYPTIEEGVILSTCNRVEVVAAASDGRLASTAIKSFLADQKARRHAGDLDEHVYTYLGPDAVRHLFRVAASLDSMVVGEPQILGQLKEYYDVAQKAGTVGTLLHRLFHRSFSVAKRVRTETGIASRAVSVSSVALDLARRIFDRLDDKAVMLIGAGKMGDLMARQLQNNGVQNLMVTNRTFERAVELAERMRGNPIRFEDFPRYLKMADLVIGCTGAPDVLLDVHAVERVLKERKYKAMFFIDIGDRRNFDSRINDLDNVYLYNIDDLKTVSEENLQERANEAQKAEGIVLEEVQSFGRWIESLEQVPTITALRQRFDDIRRGEIEKSLAGSLKGLSEEQKKAVEDMTAAMINKMLHGPTAHLKNNGRSDDDESLLYVAALKKLFNLEEK; encoded by the coding sequence ATGAACCATCGCAGCGCCCCCATCGAGGTGCGCGAAAGCGTGGCCTTCGAAGAAGCCTACGTCAACGACGCGCTGACGCGCCTGCGCAGTTATCCGACTATCGAAGAAGGCGTGATTCTTTCCACTTGCAATCGAGTTGAAGTGGTCGCTGCCGCGTCCGATGGCCGGTTGGCCTCGACGGCAATCAAATCGTTTCTTGCCGATCAAAAAGCCCGGCGCCACGCCGGCGATCTCGACGAGCATGTTTACACCTACCTCGGGCCCGACGCGGTGCGTCATCTGTTTCGGGTGGCGGCTAGTCTTGACTCGATGGTTGTCGGTGAGCCGCAAATACTCGGTCAGTTGAAGGAGTATTACGACGTCGCGCAAAAGGCCGGCACGGTGGGAACGCTGTTGCACCGGTTGTTTCATCGTTCGTTTTCGGTGGCCAAGCGCGTGCGCACGGAGACCGGTATCGCAAGCCGCGCGGTGTCGGTGAGCTCGGTGGCGCTTGATTTGGCCAGACGTATCTTCGATCGGCTCGATGACAAGGCTGTGATGCTGATCGGCGCCGGTAAGATGGGTGACCTGATGGCGCGCCAGCTGCAAAACAACGGTGTGCAAAACTTGATGGTCACCAACCGCACGTTTGAACGAGCGGTGGAGCTGGCCGAGCGCATGCGCGGCAATCCGATCCGCTTTGAAGATTTCCCGCGTTACTTGAAGATGGCTGATCTGGTGATCGGTTGCACCGGCGCGCCGGACGTGTTGCTTGACGTTCATGCGGTCGAGCGCGTTTTGAAAGAACGCAAATACAAGGCGATGTTTTTTATCGACATCGGCGACCGGCGCAACTTCGATAGTCGCATCAACGATCTCGACAACGTTTATCTTTACAACATCGATGATCTCAAAACGGTTTCCGAAGAAAATCTCCAGGAGCGTGCCAACGAAGCGCAAAAAGCTGAGGGCATCGTCTTAGAAGAAGTGCAGAGCTTCGGCCGTTGGATCGAGTCATTGGAACAGGTGCCGACGATTACCGCGCTGCGCCAACGGTTTGATGACATTCGCCGCGGCGAAATCGAGAAATCCCTAGCTGGCAGTCTGAAGGGGCTCTCCGAAGAGCAAAAGAAAGCCGTCGAAGATATGACCGCGGCGATGATCAACAAGATGCTCCATGGGCCGACCGCGCACTTGAAAAATAACGGGCGCAGCGATGACGACGAAAGCCTGCTCTACGTCGCGGCGCTGAAGAAGCTTTTCAACCTGGAGGAAAAGTGA
- a CDS encoding class I SAM-dependent methyltransferase has product MMRQWVWADSDQQQEAALAQVRGFEFEQFVALLGATPVRVLELGAGHGWLARRFSLSGHTVVALDIPASEWRQHWSPTTIAYDGVNLPLPSLSVDVIVSSHVLMQVARLSELHREMRRVLKPGGYCLHSLPTPAWRLWTTVISPVVGVRKAIFCPAPKLGKRAGHIPRFLHPAIARGLVGYYAVKSGVRLDGSRRSFLGEIIAFSEPRWRQLFSQDGFSVDMSWPMGIFYTGHSLLGNELPVDFRRQLARMIGSSSRLYKVCPI; this is encoded by the coding sequence ATGATGCGCCAGTGGGTTTGGGCAGACTCTGATCAGCAGCAGGAAGCGGCGTTAGCGCAAGTCCGTGGTTTTGAATTCGAACAGTTCGTCGCTCTCCTAGGCGCAACCCCGGTGCGGGTGTTGGAACTTGGCGCCGGTCATGGTTGGTTGGCGCGGCGCTTTTCGTTGAGCGGCCATACCGTCGTAGCCCTCGATATCCCCGCGTCCGAATGGCGCCAGCACTGGTCGCCTACCACGATTGCCTATGATGGTGTGAACCTCCCGCTACCGAGCCTGAGTGTCGATGTCATCGTGTCATCCCATGTTCTCATGCAAGTTGCGAGACTCAGCGAGCTTCACAGGGAGATGCGCCGCGTGCTCAAGCCGGGCGGTTATTGTTTACACTCCTTGCCGACGCCGGCGTGGCGTTTGTGGACGACCGTGATTAGCCCGGTCGTGGGAGTGCGCAAGGCGATCTTTTGCCCGGCGCCGAAACTGGGCAAGCGCGCGGGCCACATCCCGCGTTTTCTCCATCCCGCGATAGCGCGCGGCCTGGTCGGATACTACGCAGTGAAGTCCGGGGTCAGACTCGATGGCAGCCGCCGCTCGTTTCTCGGCGAGATTATCGCTTTTTCGGAGCCGCGCTGGCGGCAGCTTTTCTCTCAGGACGGCTTTAGCGTCGACATGAGTTGGCCGATGGGCATTTTCTATACTGGCCACTCGCTGTTGGGAAACGAACTTCCCGTGGACTTTCGCCGGCAGCTTGCGCGGATGATCGGGTCATCATCGCGGCTCTATAAAGTGTGCCCGATCTGA
- a CDS encoding ABC transporter permease, with amino-acid sequence MTSRTWLISGAAILLLLAASALFAPLLAPYPPTRQQLDRDLISYSSDHPLGTDKLGRDILSRVIYGGRISLTVGIATVTISLTIGLCLGALAGYLGGWVDLAVMRVVDILLAFPGILLAIAFTAVLGPGLQHVILALCLIGWTGYARLVRGEILALREREFIQAAQALGGAPRRIIFRHLLPNLLPPLMIQATFGLAAAIVAEGSLSFLGLGVEPPTPSWGSMLNDGRQFLLVAPHLTTYPGLAIMITVLALNLVGDGLQERLGSR; translated from the coding sequence ATGACAAGTAGAACTTGGTTGATCAGTGGCGCGGCGATTTTATTACTGCTCGCCGCCAGCGCGCTGTTCGCTCCGCTGTTGGCGCCCTATCCACCGACCCGGCAACAACTCGACCGCGATTTGATCAGCTATTCCAGCGACCACCCATTGGGCACCGACAAGCTTGGCCGCGACATCTTGAGTCGGGTGATTTACGGCGGTCGCATCTCTTTGACGGTGGGCATCGCCACGGTGACCATCTCGCTCACCATCGGGCTCTGCCTCGGCGCCTTGGCGGGCTATCTTGGCGGCTGGGTCGATCTGGCCGTTATGCGGGTGGTCGACATCCTGCTAGCGTTTCCCGGCATTCTCCTCGCCATCGCGTTTACCGCGGTATTGGGACCTGGCCTGCAGCATGTGATTCTCGCTCTTTGTTTAATTGGCTGGACCGGCTACGCCCGGCTGGTGCGTGGCGAAATCCTTGCGCTGCGTGAGCGCGAGTTTATTCAAGCAGCGCAAGCCCTCGGCGGGGCACCACGACGAATCATTTTTCGCCATCTGCTCCCCAACCTGCTGCCGCCGCTGATGATCCAAGCGACCTTCGGCCTTGCCGCCGCCATCGTTGCCGAAGGCAGTCTAAGTTTTCTCGGCCTCGGTGTGGAACCGCCAACGCCTTCATGGGGATCCATGCTCAATGACGGCCGACAATTTCTGCTCGTCGCGCCGCACCTGACCACTTACCCCGGACTGGCGATCATGATTACCGTCTTGGCGCTGAATCTGGTGGGCGACGGCCTCCAGGAGCGGCTCGGCAGCCGCTAG
- a CDS encoding ornithine cyclodeaminase family protein has protein sequence MFPTLVTPQEIRGIVTMSEAVEAVRLGFREWGENPQINAPRRRIHIPTGVRVSVHQGGVPAAKATGLMTHCEWVKPMAQEQVYPRLNHPVIVLYDSAEGELKGIIIGEITCSELPDNIAVTGLRTAATSAVGTDILARPDAKRLGLFGAAGQAKNHLLALMQVRKLTEVKVYSRNPANRKQFADEMGPITNINIVPVDKPDDAVRGMDIILAATNSSVPVFDGQLLEPGQHVTTIVGSNVGLVKGGFTAAKRREIDDATLAKSNVHGIVSIQQAVQDEQADIFDPVNRGVIKWEQLIEIGSILAGNNEGRTRLDQITFYKNNAGQGVADVALGAKVLENILKKKAGTQLNV, from the coding sequence ATGTTCCCAACTCTCGTCACCCCCCAAGAGATCCGCGGCATCGTCACCATGTCGGAAGCCGTCGAAGCCGTGCGGCTCGGCTTTCGCGAGTGGGGCGAAAATCCCCAGATCAATGCGCCGCGCCGGCGCATTCACATTCCTACGGGTGTGCGCGTCAGCGTGCATCAGGGCGGCGTGCCGGCGGCGAAAGCGACGGGGCTGATGACCCATTGCGAATGGGTCAAGCCGATGGCGCAGGAGCAGGTCTATCCGCGCCTCAATCACCCCGTCATCGTGCTTTACGATTCCGCCGAAGGCGAACTGAAAGGCATCATCATCGGCGAGATCACCTGCTCGGAGCTGCCCGACAACATCGCGGTCACCGGCCTGCGCACCGCGGCCACCAGCGCGGTGGGAACCGACATTTTAGCGCGGCCCGATGCCAAACGCCTCGGCCTCTTTGGCGCCGCCGGCCAGGCCAAGAATCATCTCCTGGCGCTCATGCAGGTGCGCAAATTGACGGAGGTCAAAGTCTACAGCCGCAATCCGGCCAATCGAAAACAGTTCGCCGATGAGATGGGACCGATCACCAACATCAACATCGTCCCAGTCGATAAACCCGACGACGCCGTGCGCGGCATGGATATTATCCTCGCCGCGACCAACTCGAGCGTGCCGGTGTTCGACGGCCAGCTGCTCGAGCCGGGCCAGCATGTGACGACCATCGTCGGCAGCAACGTCGGCCTGGTCAAAGGCGGCTTCACCGCCGCCAAGCGGCGTGAGATCGACGACGCGACGTTGGCAAAAAGTAACGTGCACGGCATCGTGTCGATCCAACAGGCGGTCCAAGACGAGCAAGCCGATATCTTCGACCCGGTCAACCGCGGCGTCATCAAGTGGGAGCAACTGATCGAGATCGGCTCCATCCTCGCCGGCAACAACGAAGGCCGCACGAGGCTCGACCAGATCACGTTCTACAAGAACAACGCCGGCCAGGGGGTCGCCGATGTGGCGCTGGGGGCCAAGGTGCTGGAAAATATCCTCAAGAAAAAAGCCGGCACCCAGCTAAACGTTTGA
- a CDS encoding glutathione S-transferase family protein → MIEVDLKNKPSDLVQQNPYGKVPVLVDDGAVIYESAIINEYLQEKFPEPRLLPSDLVERSKVRIWVDFFNSRVHPTASDLQKQREPEKARERMKQHLDTLEKEMTGREFLVGKHMTLADVTYIPFYTRRQRYTVEINANYPNLKRWGEALIARPEVAKTL, encoded by the coding sequence TTGATCGAGGTCGACCTGAAAAATAAACCGAGCGATCTGGTGCAGCAGAATCCCTACGGCAAAGTCCCGGTTCTGGTTGATGATGGAGCGGTGATCTACGAATCCGCGATTATCAACGAATACCTCCAAGAGAAATTCCCCGAGCCGCGGCTTTTGCCGAGCGACTTGGTGGAGCGCTCCAAAGTGAGAATCTGGGTCGACTTCTTCAATAGCCGGGTGCATCCGACAGCGTCCGATCTGCAAAAGCAGCGCGAGCCCGAAAAAGCCCGCGAGCGCATGAAGCAGCATCTCGACACGCTCGAAAAAGAAATGACCGGCCGAGAGTTTCTCGTCGGCAAGCATATGACCTTGGCCGACGTCACCTATATTCCCTTCTACACCCGGCGCCAGCGCTACACGGTCGAGATCAACGCCAACTACCCGAATCTCAAACGTTGGGGGGAAGCGTTGATTGCGCGGCCCGAGGTGGCGAAGACGCTTTAG
- a CDS encoding MFS transporter, whose protein sequence is MADQRITPRLQRLALANVCLGQFISALDSRSVNVALPTLSLYFDDSMAVVQWIPLAYQLTIVGLVLSMARLGDMLGRKKIYALGFALLGLGSALCGLSPQLWQIIVFRVVEAVGGALVLANGRAIASSLYSEAGRGRALGMMSMSFHLGYITGPSVGGFLVDTVGWRWIFFMNLPVAAAAGYMAWRILPETVTEKRDYSIDPIGMITLLVSVVGLIVGLQQIAKSGFGLYALAAIAVALTSFALLLHFERKAAAPLLDLSLFKTRLLSAGIVSHFFVTLSHTSTFFLLPFYLQGVLHYSPTEVGITIVFFSLVIVFLAPLGGWLGDRLGSRLLCTAGAAVTVASMVGFAQLDAGSGRVAVMVPLMLLGLGWSLFQSPNLSGMFKAVAPRYIGAVSGLSLTSANIGNAMGVAVGSVLFLRWLHFYGLAGSAIPPYTEWANNPAVFNNAFQSSWLVIAGMTAIAIAASALRGADRRK, encoded by the coding sequence ATGGCCGACCAGCGGATCACACCACGCCTACAAAGGCTTGCACTGGCTAACGTTTGTTTAGGGCAATTTATCAGCGCGCTCGATTCGCGGTCAGTTAATGTCGCGCTGCCGACCCTGTCGCTCTACTTTGATGACTCCATGGCGGTGGTGCAGTGGATACCGCTGGCCTATCAGTTGACCATCGTTGGTTTGGTGCTGAGCATGGCGCGTCTTGGCGATATGCTGGGGCGCAAGAAAATTTATGCGCTGGGCTTTGCGCTGTTAGGCTTGGGCTCGGCGTTGTGCGGCCTCAGTCCGCAGCTTTGGCAAATCATCGTTTTTCGTGTGGTCGAGGCGGTGGGCGGCGCTCTGGTCTTGGCCAATGGCCGAGCCATCGCTTCGTCGCTCTATTCGGAGGCCGGCCGGGGCCGCGCCCTGGGCATGATGTCGATGTCGTTTCATCTGGGCTACATCACCGGGCCGTCGGTGGGCGGTTTTCTTGTCGACACGGTGGGTTGGCGTTGGATCTTTTTCATGAACTTGCCCGTCGCCGCCGCGGCAGGGTACATGGCGTGGCGAATTCTCCCCGAGACCGTGACCGAGAAGCGCGATTACTCGATCGATCCGATCGGCATGATCACGCTGCTCGTCTCGGTTGTCGGTTTGATCGTCGGCTTGCAGCAAATCGCCAAGTCTGGCTTCGGCCTTTACGCGCTTGCGGCCATTGCGGTGGCGCTCACGTCCTTTGCCTTACTCCTGCACTTCGAACGCAAGGCTGCGGCGCCGCTGCTCGATCTTTCGCTGTTCAAAACGCGGCTGTTGTCGGCCGGCATCGTCAGCCATTTCTTCGTGACTTTGTCGCATACCTCGACGTTTTTCCTGCTGCCGTTTTATCTCCAAGGCGTGCTGCACTATTCCCCGACGGAGGTCGGCATCACCATTGTCTTTTTCTCCCTGGTGATCGTCTTTCTCGCGCCGCTCGGCGGTTGGCTGGGCGACCGCTTGGGCTCGCGGCTGCTCTGCACCGCGGGCGCGGCGGTGACAGTGGCAAGCATGGTCGGTTTCGCGCAGCTCGACGCCGGCAGCGGACGCGTCGCCGTGATGGTGCCGCTGATGCTGCTCGGTTTAGGCTGGTCGCTGTTTCAGTCGCCCAATCTGAGCGGCATGTTCAAAGCCGTGGCGCCGCGCTACATCGGCGCGGTGAGCGGTTTGTCGCTGACCTCGGCGAATATCGGCAACGCCATGGGGGTCGCCGTGGGTAGCGTGTTGTTTTTGCGCTGGCTGCATTTCTACGGCTTGGCCGGCAGCGCCATCCCGCCCTACACGGAATGGGCCAACAATCCCGCGGTCTTTAACAATGCGTTTCAGAGCTCATGGCTGGTGATTGCCGGTATGACTGCGATCGCGATTGCCGCTTCGGCGCTGCGCGGTGCAGACCGGCGAAAATGA
- a CDS encoding c-type cytochrome biogenesis protein CcsB: protein MDVWLLKLAALVYLIAAASFITYLFSPNTSISKRSPWILFVGFLFHSAALAAHFFLAGYLNVAQFREAVTVYCWLMVASYLIVQIKYHLTVLGAIIAPLALLMTLAAFAFGRGGEQLPPALQTYWLPVHVTLAFLGNAAFAVAFAVSLIYLLQEHKLKQKKFTSFMKRFPALETLDRLNYVLLVWGFPLMTLGIVTGSLWAGAHWGQYWSWEPRQIASGLVWMFYGALLHGRITAGLRGKKAALLTMVGFFVVLGYFLIGDALFPSRHGGKFE from the coding sequence ATGGACGTTTGGCTGCTCAAGCTGGCCGCATTGGTTTACCTGATTGCGGCGGCGAGTTTTATCACCTATTTGTTCTCGCCCAACACTTCCATCTCAAAGCGTTCGCCGTGGATTTTGTTTGTTGGTTTCCTGTTCCACAGCGCGGCGCTGGCGGCTCACTTTTTTCTCGCCGGCTATCTCAACGTCGCGCAGTTTCGTGAGGCGGTAACGGTGTATTGCTGGTTGATGGTGGCCAGCTACTTGATCGTGCAGATCAAATACCACCTGACGGTGCTGGGTGCGATCATCGCGCCTTTGGCTTTGCTCATGACCCTGGCGGCCTTTGCCTTTGGCAGAGGCGGCGAGCAGCTGCCGCCAGCGCTGCAGACCTATTGGCTGCCGGTGCATGTCACTCTGGCGTTTCTCGGCAACGCGGCGTTCGCCGTCGCATTCGCTGTCAGTCTGATTTATCTCTTGCAGGAACATAAGCTTAAGCAGAAAAAATTTACCTCATTCATGAAGCGCTTTCCGGCCCTCGAGACCCTCGACCGGTTGAACTACGTCTTGCTGGTCTGGGGATTTCCGCTGATGACGCTCGGCATCGTCACGGGCAGTCTGTGGGCCGGGGCCCATTGGGGGCAGTATTGGTCCTGGGAGCCGCGGCAAATTGCCTCGGGTCTGGTTTGGATGTTTTACGGTGCGCTTTTGCACGGCCGGATCACCGCCGGGTTGCGTGGCAAGAAGGCCGCGCTGCTCACGATGGTCGGGTTCTTCGTGGTGCTCGGTTATTTCTTGATCGGTGACGCACTTTTCCCCAGTCGTCACGGCGGAAAGTTTGAATAG
- the hemC gene encoding hydroxymethylbilane synthase produces the protein MSRIRLGTRGSTLALAQANWVKAQIEARGDNVVELSIIKTSGDRFVDTAIQNIGSKGVFTKEIEDALLNNEIDLAVHSMKDLPTELPDGLAIIAVPEREDARDVLVTSKGARLAELASGAKLGTSSLRRRAQLLHYRPDISVVNLRGNVDTRLKKLDAGAVDGLVMAAAGLKRIGRQARITEYLDASVCVSAVAQGALGIEARADSPLRQVLSFLNHAATHTCVRAERAFLRRLSGGCHLPVGGHAVITDRQLILLGIVAQPDGQLLHRGELSGPIDGAEKLGEQLGEKLLAEGAAKILAAV, from the coding sequence GTGAGCCGTATCCGGCTCGGCACCCGCGGCAGCACCCTGGCGTTGGCGCAAGCCAACTGGGTGAAAGCGCAGATCGAAGCGCGCGGCGACAACGTGGTCGAGCTGTCGATCATCAAGACCAGTGGCGACCGCTTTGTCGACACGGCGATTCAAAACATTGGCAGCAAAGGCGTCTTTACCAAAGAGATCGAAGATGCGCTGCTCAACAACGAAATCGATTTGGCGGTCCATTCGATGAAGGATCTGCCGACTGAGTTGCCTGACGGATTGGCGATCATCGCTGTGCCGGAGCGCGAAGACGCGCGCGATGTATTGGTTACGTCGAAGGGCGCGCGCCTGGCCGAGCTGGCGTCCGGGGCGAAGCTCGGCACCTCGAGCCTGCGCCGGCGCGCCCAGCTGCTGCATTACCGACCGGATATTTCGGTTGTCAATTTGCGCGGCAACGTCGACACGCGACTAAAAAAACTCGACGCCGGCGCAGTTGACGGGCTGGTGATGGCAGCGGCGGGTTTAAAGAGAATTGGCCGGCAGGCGCGTATCACGGAATATCTCGACGCCAGCGTTTGTGTGAGCGCCGTGGCCCAAGGGGCTTTGGGCATCGAAGCGCGCGCCGATAGCCCGCTCAGGCAAGTGCTTAGTTTTCTCAATCACGCTGCAACGCATACTTGTGTGCGGGCTGAGCGCGCTTTCCTGAGGCGTTTGAGCGGTGGCTGCCATCTGCCGGTGGGCGGGCATGCGGTTATTACGGACCGCCAGCTAATTTTGCTCGGTATTGTCGCCCAGCCCGATGGCCAGTTGCTTCATCGCGGCGAGCTTTCGGGGCCTATCGATGGTGCCGAAAAACTTGGCGAGCAGCTTGGCGAAAAATTGTTGGCCGAAGGGGCGGCGAAAATTCTCGCCGCAGTTTAA